In the Wyeomyia smithii strain HCP4-BCI-WySm-NY-G18 chromosome 2, ASM2978416v1, whole genome shotgun sequence genome, one interval contains:
- the LOC129722850 gene encoding putative ATP synthase subunit f, mitochondrial, with protein MAFGDYPAEYNPKVHGPYDPARYYGKPDTPFSQVKLNELGAWFGRRDKNPRAAASAVSRAFWRWQHKYWQPKRMGIAPFFQVIVGGMVFFYTINYGKLKHHRNYKYH; from the coding sequence ATGGCTTTTGGTGATTATCCGGCGGAATATAATCCGAAGGTACATGGCCCGTACGATCCGGCCCGCTACTACGGCAAACCGGATACCCCGTTCAGTCAGGTGAAACTAAACGAACTAGGCGCCTGGTTCGGTCGCCGTGACAAGAATCCACGGGCTGCTGCTAGTGCCGTCAGCCGTGCTTTCTGGAGATGGCAACATAAATACTGGCAGCCGAAACGCATGGGAATCGCTCCCTTCTTCCAAGTGATTGTCGGTGGAATGGTCTTTTTCTACACCATTAACTACGGCAAGCTAAAGCACCACAGGAACTACAAGTACCACTAA